The Pelagibius sp. CAU 1746 genomic sequence CCGGTCAGCAGCAGGGTGACCTTGGTGCCTACCGGCACTTCGCCCGCGGCCCAGACCTTCACGCCGTTGAGCGAGGCATCCAGGACCGTGCCTTCGACGGTGCCCTCAGGCGTCACCAGCCGGGCCTTGAGAACCGTGGCGGCGCGGATGAAGCGCCGCCGCTCGGAAGGATCCGAATCCTGCAGTTGGGATGCGCCGACGTCCTGGTCCCAGGGCATGTTCACCACCGTTTGTCTGGGGGCCTCCGGGACCGCCCAAGGGTTGCACTTCGGCCTCGCAGAGTGAATGAGCCAGCGGCAGTTGGGGGAATCTACCGCTGGCTCGATCGAGACAGATACTCTTCCTCAAGCCGATTGGGGAAAGCTAAGGAATTGCCTGATCGTCCCATTATTAGATTGCTTGCCGCTTAAGTTATTAGGTTAAGGAAGGCCTGCGATGGGAAGGCGGGCGACCGGTTAAGGTGGAGTGCCGCGAGCAAGAAATATTGTTTAAAAACAAATATTTTTAATGTTTTTCTTAGGTCGAACCGCGCACTTCTTCACTCTCTGCGCCGGATGGCGGGGCGCGAGGGAGCAGGGGTGGACGGCAATGACGGAGGATGCGTCAGGAAACCACGCGCAAACGTTTCCTAAAAACTTTAAGAGCATCTCTTAAGTTATTAGATCTTTTAATTTTTTCTCGGCCCGAAAATACGACATACTCAATGGAGCGATTGTTGCGCTGCTTGGCGATGGCGTAGAGCGGGGCGTCATGAGTATGGCGAAAGACTGAAAAGATCGCCGCCCCGCCCGCTTGATCGATGGCGTAGTCGCGCCACTCGCCACTGGCGACATTCCGGCTGTAGAGCGAGAGCAACTGGTTCAACTCGGCCCGGTCGAAGAACACGCGCCGCGGAGTCTTGCGGCTTTCGTTGAAGCTGTACAGCTGGCTCATGAAGGCGGCGGGCCTCCCGCGAAGCTCAAAGGGGGTCTCAAATCCGTAGCGAAGACCAGTTTTCCGCAATTTTCGGCTGCCGTCCAGCCATCACGACCGGGCCCGCGGGAGAGAATGGGATTCCTTAGTTGAGACCGGGAGCGGCGAATCCGGGACGGCTGGGAAGGGGGGTCAGCGGACCCGGGCGGCGCTGCTGGCCATCGTGTCCGGCTGGCGGAAGCAGTTGATGGCACCGAGGGTCCGGTAGCAGTAGGTGCCGGCCCGTTGCGCCGCGGCCTCGGCCTCGGCGGCCTTGCGCTGCTCCTCGGTCATGGTTTCGTGACAGTACCCCTCACCGTTGGCCAGGCTGAGGGTCGAGCAGTCCTTGTCGAAGGCCCAAGTGGCGACGTGGTCGCCGATGGTCTTGTCGGTATGGACGAAGGTCACGAGGGAAGCGCCGGCCAGCATCGCCTGGGAGCCCGGATCGCAGGCCGCGAGGGTCGCCATGAGAAGGGGGACGGCGAAGAGGGACTTGTGCTGCAGCCTCATACCTTGAGCTCCTGATTGCCGCGGTGCCTGCGGCCAACTGTCGTTCCTGACCTTGGCGTCCTGACAAGGGGGCCGTTGGCGCTTAGGATGGCGCCTGCAGGGGATGCTGCGCACGGCCGCCGGGCAGGGCCCGGAGTGTTGGATTTTCGCCAAACACCCAACTTCAGTCTGGCGGTCCGCGCTGAAGAATCTGTTAACGTTCCAGATGTTTGCTGATAGATTAGAAAACCGTCATAAGCATCTGTTTATACAATGAAGATGGAGTCGGGAATTCATGGCGAAATCGCCCCCTATCTGCGACTTCGGCTGGAGCGCGGCGGACTTCTCGCTGCAGGGCATCGACGGTAAGGCCTACAGCCTGTCCGACATCGCCGGCCCGAAGGGTGTGTTGATCGTTTTCATGTGCAACCACTGCCCCTATGTGCGCTCCATCGCCGGCCGCTTGGGCGAGGAGGCCAGGGCCCTGGCGGCGCTGGGGATTGGCGTGGCGGGCATCAACGCCAACGACCCCACGGCCTATCCGGAGGATTCCTTCGAGAATATGAAGGCCTTCGCCCGTGATCACGGACTGGATTTTCCCTACCTGGTGGACCCCACCCAGGAGACGGCCCGGGCCTACGGGGCGGTCTGCACGCCCGATTTCTTCGGCTTCAACAAGGATCTGCAGCTTCAGTACCGGGGGCGCCTGGATGAATCGCGGACGGCCCCGGTGCCCAATGCGCGAAGAGAGCTCTACGAGGCCATGAAGCTGATCGCGGAGACCGGCAAGGGGCCGGAGGATCAGATCGCTTCCATGGGCTGCAGCATCAAGTGGAAGGCCGCCTGAGGCCCGGAGGGCTGCGAGGGCGAAGCCGCCGCCGCAAAAGGCGTAGCGCCGAAAAGCGGTGAATCCGTGGTTGATGAAGCCGGGGAAGGGCTTTATCAACGAAGCGCCTTCGGGTGTTCAAGGGGTCGGCACGGAAGACCGGCAGCGGTTCCCGGAGTTGAATCGCCGGGACCGGCGCAGCCGGCGGGGCGAGTAATAGGGAGTGGCCAGTGGCCGATATCTTTCAGGAAGTCGATGAGGATCTGCGCCGCGACAAGGCGGCGGAGTGGTGGAAGCGCTACAGTCTCTTCATCTATGCCGCAGCGGTGGTGGTGGTGCTTGGCGTGGCCGGCTACAAGGGCTGGCAGGCCTATGACCAGAAGCTGCGCGGCGAGCGTTCCAACAGCTATGCCGAGGCTCTCGCCCTGATCGACGGCGGCGACGAAGCCAAGGCCCGGCAAGTGCTGGCCGCGCTCAGCGATCCCGCGGGCGATGGCTACGCGCTGCTCGCGGCCTTGACCGAGGCTCAACTCGCCGCTGAAAGCGACGATGCCGCCGCCGGGCAGATTTGGCAGCGGCTGGCCAGCGAGGGCACTTCCGGACCCGCGATGAGCCAGCTCGGGAGCTTGCTGATCGTCTTGGAACGGATGGACGACGGCGATCCGGCGGTTCTGCGGGGTGAACTGCAGTCCCTGGCAGGCCCCGAGGCACCTTACCGCTTTACCGCCCTGGAGCTGCTGGCGGTCCTGGCCTTGCGCGAAGGCGACCGGGAAGCGGCGCGCGAGCACTTGGTCAAGATCACCGACGATCCCGCCGCGCCTAGCGGCAGCCGCAGCCGCGCCGCGGAACTGCTCGCCTCCTTGCCTGGATGATTTTCCGATGTCTCTAATGTTCAAGCGCCTCCTGTTGCCGCTTTCCCTGCCGCTCGTGGTTTCCGCCTGCGGCATCAGCGACTGGTTCGGGGAGACCGAGGCTCCGCCGCTGCCCGGCCAGCGCATCGCCATTCTGGCCTACGAGCGCGGCCTCAGGGCCGACCCCACGATCGCTGACGTACCCGTGCGCCTGCCGGAGCCCTATATCAACACCGATTGGGCGCAGCCCGGCGGCAGCGCCGCCCACGCCATGTATCACCTCTCGCTCAGCGCCAATCCGCGCCGGGTCTGGAGCGCCGACTTGGGCGAGGGGTCGGGCGACGTGGCCCAGTTGCTGGCCCAGCCCATCGTCGTCGAGGACGCCGTCTACGCCATGGACGCGCGTTCCACCGTTTCCGCCTTCTCGGCCACCAACGGCAGCCGCCTGTGGCGGGTCGACCTGGAGGACGACGACGAGGACGGCATCTACTTCGGCGGCGGCATCGCCGCAGAGGGGGGCAGGATCTTCGTTTCCACCGGTTTCGCACGGATCTTTGCCCTGGACGCGAAGACGGGCGAGCTGCTGTGGATCCACAAGGCGCCGGGGCCCATGCGCGGGGCTCCCGTGGCCAGCGACGGACGGGTCTTCGTGGTCACCCTGGACAACCAGCTTCTGGTGCTGAACGCCGAGACCGGCGAGCGCCTATGGAACCACGTCGGCGTGCAGGAGACCGCCGGTCTGCTGGGGACGGCGAGCCCGGCGGTGTCGCGTAACACGGTCGTGGTGCCCTATTCCTCGGGCGAGGTCCTGGCGCTTCTGACCGACGACGGCCGCACGGTATGGAGCGAGAACCTCAGCGCCATCCGCCGGCTCGATCCGCTGGCCGACATCGCCCAGATCCGGGGCTTGCCGGTGATCGACCGCGACCTCGTCTTCGCGGTCAGCCATGCCGGCCAGATGCTGGCGGTCAACCTGCGCCAGGGCGTGCGGGCCTGGCAGGCGGACGTCGGCGGCGTGCAGATGCCTTGGGCGGCGGGGGATTTCCTCTACGTGCTGACCAACGACGGCCAGGTCGTCTGCCTGCAGCGGCACGATGGGCGCATCCGCTGGGTGACGCCGCTGCCGCGCTTCGCCGACCCGGAGGAGCAGGACGTGC encodes the following:
- a CDS encoding PilZ domain-containing protein, with amino-acid sequence MPWDQDVGASQLQDSDPSERRRFIRAATVLKARLVTPEGTVEGTVLDASLNGVKVWAAGEVPVGTKVTLLLTGAAHFGGEVVWRRGETLGLCFQDDPEKVAAIMAALLPQRCLQVGHA
- a CDS encoding DUF2794 domain-containing protein, whose translation is MSQLYSFNESRKTPRRVFFDRAELNQLLSLYSRNVASGEWRDYAIDQAGGAAIFSVFRHTHDAPLYAIAKQRNNRSIEYVVFSGREKIKRSNNLRDALKVFRKRLRVVS
- a CDS encoding thioredoxin family protein, with translation MAKSPPICDFGWSAADFSLQGIDGKAYSLSDIAGPKGVLIVFMCNHCPYVRSIAGRLGEEARALAALGIGVAGINANDPTAYPEDSFENMKAFARDHGLDFPYLVDPTQETARAYGAVCTPDFFGFNKDLQLQYRGRLDESRTAPVPNARRELYEAMKLIAETGKGPEDQIASMGCSIKWKAA
- a CDS encoding tetratricopeptide repeat protein, which translates into the protein MADIFQEVDEDLRRDKAAEWWKRYSLFIYAAAVVVVLGVAGYKGWQAYDQKLRGERSNSYAEALALIDGGDEAKARQVLAALSDPAGDGYALLAALTEAQLAAESDDAAAGQIWQRLASEGTSGPAMSQLGSLLIVLERMDDGDPAVLRGELQSLAGPEAPYRFTALELLAVLALREGDREAAREHLVKITDDPAAPSGSRSRAAELLASLPG
- a CDS encoding PQQ-binding-like beta-propeller repeat protein: MFKRLLLPLSLPLVVSACGISDWFGETEAPPLPGQRIAILAYERGLRADPTIADVPVRLPEPYINTDWAQPGGSAAHAMYHLSLSANPRRVWSADLGEGSGDVAQLLAQPIVVEDAVYAMDARSTVSAFSATNGSRLWRVDLEDDDEDGIYFGGGIAAEGGRIFVSTGFARIFALDAKTGELLWIHKAPGPMRGAPVASDGRVFVVTLDNQLLVLNAETGERLWNHVGVQETAGLLGTASPAVSRNTVVVPYSSGEVLALLTDDGRTVWSENLSAIRRLDPLADIAQIRGLPVIDRDLVFAVSHAGQMLAVNLRQGVRAWQADVGGVQMPWAAGDFLYVLTNDGQVVCLQRHDGRIRWVTPLPRFADPEEQDVPIRWRGPVLAGDRLVIAGSHGEVISVSPYDGKLLGFFDLGDGAAVAPVVANNSLYLVTNGGDLVALR